The window TTATCGCGTTttaagtttgcgttcacactacaaacggtccctcaacttccgcTCAAATTACACAACAACCCCACAACTTTACActactttttcaggggtaaaaagtgtaaatatataattttattaaaataaaagaaactaattccacccaaacttataacgggccctatcttctcgctcggtgcgagttacattttttcgagaccaccgttcaactcgaaaaaatctgatgaacacaacgcgactaactatacgcaaaacagacaTCGTTAACAATACACTAAATAatggccctatattctcgctcggtgcgagttaaatttttccgagaccaccgttcaactcgaaataattttacgaacacaacgcgactaactatacgcgaaacgtacatcgttaaaaaacactaaatattttgggttatatttcatacatatacatacacatccaACAAACAACcaaacctactagatatattaggtaccaaacaacgtatattcaaattcgacgctcgttgaatacaaccgcagcaacgcgcgatcgaattttttttctagtttaacATATTACAAATCTAACAAATTCCTAGTCCAATGAGATACTTTGGTGACTAACAAAGTAAAATTTCGAAATTGAGAGATTTAAGTATGAatttttaaatcatgtataacgtaATCACTAATGTGTTCGAACAACAACGTCAACATGATAATTATTAAAAAGTGTATTATCGAGTTCACACCATAAACACTGACATGCTAAAGTGAACTTGAGTCCCATTTTAGTTTTTTTAATAATCAGAGACAAAGCATTGGAGAGGCTCGAAAGTAATGTGTCTCTCAATAGTTATAAGCAATGACACAGGATAACAGGGGCTAGAGGGGGTTGTGGCCACCCCACATGTGGTGGTGGTTGATGATGATTGTTTGTTGTTGTGTCTACGTTTCATGTTATTTGTCACTAGTATGTTGTTTCGTTAATGACGAGATGTTTTGTTTCAAATGTGGATTTTTAAAGGCTCGGTTGAAGTTAGTTATGTCAATGTTTGATTGTGTGTCTAGCAAATTTACTTTTAGCGAGCCGTACTTTGTGAATTGAATCTACCATTTTAAATGATTTTTCGTTTGTTGGTGaaggatttttaattttaattttaataaaattgttaTGTTAATGTTATTTAAGTCACGATAAAGAAACATGTTAAAGGGCAAAATTGTCCATTTGAAGTATATTTAGTTCTCGAAGAACGatagaaaaaagaaaataaaataaacagGCTCAAGAAAGATAGACTTGTAAAAGTCGTCACCCATCTACGAACCACCGTGGCTTCTGACATTTCATCATATATATAAATCACTTAAATCACTAACACACAAATACCATACGATATACGATATATTGTTAAAATATCCCCAAAATTTACATAAACCGTAAAAAAACGCGTTTACTAAGCTTTGATCGGCGATCAATTGATTTAAGAGATGGAAGACAAGAAAAATGAACAACCGGTGATCGGAATCCCATACAATCCTaactatcaacaacaacaacaatatcatcatcaaccaccaccaccacctgttTACGCACCTCCACAGCAACAATATTACGTCGGAAATAATCCATACCAATCCGGCCAGATCCCACCAAACGCTCTTGTCGGTGATCCAAAAGGTATTCCGATTCAACAGACGATTTATAGAGATACACCTGCTCCAATTAACTGCGCTTTCTGCGGTAGTTCTGGTCTCACCACCGTCAGGTATTTGCACTCAAACCCTCGAGCTTttatttaaaattagggtttttgtttgaTTATTATCTGTTAGTAAAGTAATCAGTAGTACTAGAAGATGGAATATTCGATGATTTGTAAAATGGAGCATTTTGGGGGAAAATTATATAATCATGTTTATGGTTTATGAGTTTTGTAATCGCTAATATGAACAGTTGCTATTATGTTATGTGACATATAATATATGTTGAATGAACACTTTTGATGCTAGAATTCAATAAACTGATATGTTTAGTAGTTAGCACAATAGAATTAGCTACAATTTGGAGATTAATTGTAGCAAATTACTCGTTTAATCACTTAGGGAAGCTTAAATTATGGGAATTTATTGGCACCTGTTGAATGAATTGACCTTTTGTGTTTGTTGTATTTTATATGTATGTGAAGAAAGACATAGTTTATGATGTTTCTGAAGAAAAAGATAACTAACATTATCATTGTACCTCGTATTCAATTAGCAGTATACTTTATCTCGAACACTTACACAATTAGTTTTAGTATGCCTGTGTGTTAGATTCAGTGGTTTATCTATTTTGCTTGTGGATTGACAATTTAGAGTTGATTTTATGAACAAATGTGTTGAAGAATCCTTATTTGATTCATTTTACAAGGACAGCTGTTGTAGCGTCTTGTAATGTCTTGAAACATGATGAAAGAAGTATCAAAACCAAGTCTAGCTGATTAATGTTTTATTTATAGTTTAATACTAACTAATCGTATCAAAACCAACTAATGACTTTTATTGCTTTTCTGATAATGTTATATTTGTAGATCAAAACCAAGTCTAGCTGCTGTTGTTGGTTGCATGATGCCCTTTATGCTCGGAGTATGCTTTCTTTGTCCTTCAATGGATTGCCTTTGGCACAAGTATCACTATTGCCCTCATTGTAACGAGAAGGTATACATTCTTTCACATTCTTATCTCATTTTAATCTTCCCTTTTTAATTTGAAGAAACTATAATTATCACTTTTCGATGCAGCTTGCTGATTTTGAGAAGAATGATGTGTGTTTGGTGATGGATCCTCCAAGTTGGCGTGAACCAAGTTTTGCATTGCCTGCATAATCATGAAGTATTACTGCGTATGCACCTTTGACTCCACACCTTGGATGAAATACCCTGTTATTGAACTCTTTTTTGTGTTTATACATAAAAATGTTATATGAGTGGTGATTGTGAATTATATACCATGTGAATGGACAAGCTCAAATTTATTGGGACCTGCATATTGTTATAACTATTTTGTGTTCTGTGTTTATACTTCAGTTTGTTTCTACTGTGGCATCTGTGCCTTAATCAAGCTTTTCTATGTGCGGTTTGCATTTCTACGTACTTTACTAGTTAACATGGGTAGTGTTTGATCTGAGCTTATTGCGAAATTGGTTTCTTGGGTGAGTGATAAGAATTACATGGTTAACCATTCGTTGTTTTTATAACATTAGCCTATAAATACCTGCTTCAAAACGGTTAACCATTCTTTTCCTTGTTAAGATTGTTTCATAATCGAAGTTTCCTTTATTGCAAGTCTATCATACAATTAGGGGTATGCACCATTTAGTATCAAACAGAATAAACCTAATAtcgaattcaaaaaaaaaaaaaaaaaacaatccgaattttttaaacggttttcggatcgatcgaaaccgaaaccgaattcgtaattcggtttttggtttggtttttggttttgaaaattttaaatttgtttAACCAAAAACCGAATTAAAAACCGAATTAAAATTAATTAcattttaaaacatatttataattataatatttatatatttatattatatttgatgtattattaaattttttattaaacaataaacatgttaCATGCCCTATATACTTAAATTAATTTCACAACCGTTATTCCtaatttatatgtaagtttatGATGGTCagaatttttatttttagtgattttcggttttaaccgaaatcaaattcggttttcggttcggttttagtTATGGCtttgatatttaaatttgggttcggtttggtttttggttttgatattataagtttcaaaaccgaaaaaaccgaatcgaataaaccgaAAAATCAAAAACTAAACCGATGAACACCCTACAATCATCCTTTTGTTAGGCACTTCTTCTAAACTGAAGTATATACTGTAATTTTCTACACAGAAGAGAACAAAAAGTACGAAGAGTTCAACCGTCCTAATGTAACTAAAAAGCAGAGTTCTGTTCTGCGACTGATGTGGATAGGAAGGGTGGACGAAGAGAATGTTAATTGCTAGTATATTCTAAACATATCTTTCATATATAGTACAGACACCTATTTTTATCTACATAGCATTTATCAATAACCCTTTGAACAACCCCTTGAAATATAATCTAATAAAAGTTTCTAATAAGTCATCACATATCCAAGTTATCTTGACATAGACACTAAAACTTGATTTCTGGTTGTCTAATTCGGACACAACTGACTAATAAACTCATGTTTTATTTGGTGTATCTAAGTCATGATGAAGAAATCACCGAACTGGTTGAGTGATAAAAAGCCTCAGTTGATTTTGGGCCGGTATTCTTGAAAAAATATGTGCATGTTCAAATCTTTGGGGGAGTTTCTTCAAGGTTGTGCCTCTGGTATCCTTCATTCTGTGCGGGCCaagcagttaacctaaagcattccgGGTACGATTTGGGCGATGTATGCGAGGAGTGATTTCTTAACGCGTGTGTGGGTCacaaatgagaggattcgatgccAAAATTGTTGTTAAAAAATAAGGCATGATGAAGAAATCTAGGTAAATGGATTATTCTCTTACCTGATCGAACTTATATAGATCAGTATTAGCTTGACCTAGTCGGTCTTAAAATTCAAGCTTATAAGCATATGCCGAGTAGAGCTTGAGTTTTTAAGTACTCAGCAGTGAGCACGAGTCATCATACCTACAAAACCAACTCATGTTTTATACATATAAGCAATGTTGTAAAATACCCTGATTACTCTCGATTAATTCCTGATTACTCTTTTTTAAGAACAGTCCGTTCTGATTTCCTAAAATCCGTTTAAGTAATTGGTCAACGTTGATCAGTGAGTTAAAATCGAATTTGTTGATCAAAGTCGGTCAAAACAAAATTGGTCAACAGTTTAACATAAATTTAGGCGTGAATATAAAAATTTTGAACAATATAAGCAATGTTAGAGACTTATGTTAAagtttatatttatgtttatggttttcttttatattaacaaatataattttgaaatatattatttaaaatgtAAAAAAGTACAATCCGGTTAATCCAAATTAGTTCTCAAATTTTCAATTACTCGTTTCAAAGTCCCAACATATTAACCCCCGAATAGCGAGTTTTGCAACCTTGCATACATGTTACAACACTATTGTTCGACATATGGGCTGTTAAGGCATTATCGGCCCATTTGTATGAAGCCCAGCCCAAATATCGGATGCTTTCATTGTTTAAATCTTGAGACGATCCAGTGAAGTCGGCATTTTGCAGCCGATCATTCATCAATTGCAGCAGGTACTCACTCACAATCATCCTCCAGTTTTTCATCATTTCGTTAATTGAATTTTGAATAATTGCTAAAGTATACTTGTTAGTTGTTAGATTTAGTTTTCTCATATCTACTTATTATCTCGTGATCTCTAAATGTAGTAAACGTGGGAGTTAATTCGTGTAGAAATGAGTCTAGTTTCGTATAGTTCATACAtcttaaaattataataatttgaTGTCTCATACGATATGATCCACGCTTTGAACTTATTGTTGAAGAATTATATCATATATGTTTTTGGATTTAAAAGTTATACAGTGACTGACACCTGCAACAAATACTCTTTTCACACTAAAATTTATAATTTCTTAACCTTTAATGTAAACAAACGAAAGTAAAATTAGGTTTTAATTGAACTAAAAGGATATTTGGAGGTTCGGGCTTGTAAGAATTGATATTTGATAAATAAATAGAATGTTAGAGGAAGTATTGCTCTATTTCGCAGCGGGAATAACGGTGATGCAGTTGAAAGCATGGAGATTTAGGTTTTGGTATAACAAtttcaataaataaaaacaaacacACTTTTATATCCTTTACTATGTAATATTTATAGTTTTGTATCTTTCATTTCTCCATATTTAAAATGAAAAGTACCTCTTTAAAATGTCTAAGACCTGAAGTGAACTACTTAGTGAAGTATTTATGTTATTTGATCTTTAGGAGAATATGGCAACTATTAGAAATCTGAAAATCAAGACATCGTCATGTAAACGTATCGTCAAGGAGTTACATTCGTATGAAAAAGAGGTTGAGAGTGAGGCAGCCAAGACAGCTGACATGAAGGAGAAGGGTGCTGATCCTTATGACCTAAAACAACAGGTAAATAAACTCGTTTTCTCACTTTATTTGTTGAAAAAATTATAATTGGTGTTTTGATTGTGCCAAAGTGGTTTTGGGGTAATAAAGTAGTATTCTTGATGGGAAAAAATCAAAAGCTATACTGTATTTGATGTCGAGTAATAGATGTTTTGGCCTTTATTTGTAGTGCGTCATAAAAGATGGGGCGGCTTAGAATAAGGGTCTTGTATGTTGGTTTATGTTGATTTGGGTGTATTTTGATTCAGTTTGATTCAATGTTCTTTGTTTTTTGAGGGCAGGTGTCTATGTTTGTATCTTTGTTTATCTCATTTATATTAGAGTTTTTTTGCCAAAAAGAAATATGATTAATCTAATAAATATAATCTATGTTTTATCTTGTGAGGTTGCAAGAAACTAAGAAAGTGATTAGCTTAACCACTGAGAGATGTAAAACATGAGCCTATGatcttttatttatttgtttattattaGTAAATGAACAAATTTCTTGAATTTATTTTGATAGGAAAATGTGCTGGCTGAATCAAGGATGATGATCCCGGATTGTCGCAAACGTCTGGAGTCCTCACTGGCCGACCTAAAAGGAATTTTGGTATTTAACCTTTTCATTACAGTTTGGGCTTCAACATCTTAAAATAACTGTATAATATTGCTGGTTATAGCTGATCATGGGTGCACTTTTTGTTTCTCTTAATTGCTTTAAATATAAGCCTACCCATATTTAGCTTGTGTAAGAATTCATTCACGACTTTGGAGAAATTAATTTGGTTGTCATTAGGTGAAAATTAAAAGGTAGAACGTTTTCCCTGATTGGTTGTCATTAGTTTGGTTTTGATTAGGTGAAAATGACATAAAAAGTAAGTCCAATTTAATAATGGAGTATTAATTGATTTCTAGAAACTTGCACAAATGCCTCATGATACCTAAACATAGGATAATAGTGCTCTTTTTCTTCTTTGAACACATTTAAGTTTGTGCTCTATTCAGTTAAGAATCACATATTAAAAAATTGACTATAAAAGAAAGTTGGTACTTTTCCTTAATCAAATACAAGGAAAAAAAATACTTCATTCATATCAGAAAAAGGTTCAACTATAATGGTTAAAAGTAAACTTTAGCCGTTTGGTCAAATTTTACGCAAGAAAGTGACTTTTATGGAATATCCGACTGAGATAGACGGATGATGTATCATATTTAGTTTAGAGGCGGCAAAACTGGTTCAGATAAAAAAAAAATGGCTAACTGGCTAACTGCTTGGAATTGATTTTGGTTAAAATGGGTATAAAATGATTTCAGGTAAAACGGGTTTTAGGGGTGGAATTGGTTTTTGGTAA of the Rutidosis leptorrhynchoides isolate AG116_Rl617_1_P2 chromosome 5, CSIRO_AGI_Rlap_v1, whole genome shotgun sequence genome contains:
- the LOC139850378 gene encoding tubulin-folding cofactor A-like, with amino-acid sequence MATIRNLKIKTSSCKRIVKELHSYEKEVESEAAKTADMKEKGADPYDLKQQENVLAESRMMIPDCRKRLESSLADLKGILAELEEANQKEGPEVTEAESTVADVEKLFQTTEC
- the LOC139847859 gene encoding GSH-induced LITAF domain protein, which codes for MEDKKNEQPVIGIPYNPNYQQQQQYHHQPPPPPVYAPPQQQYYVGNNPYQSGQIPPNALVGDPKGIPIQQTIYRDTPAPINCAFCGSSGLTTVRSKPSLAAVVGCMMPFMLGVCFLCPSMDCLWHKYHYCPHCNEKLADFEKNDVCLVMDPPSWREPSFALPA